In one Nocardioides sp. NBC_00368 genomic region, the following are encoded:
- a CDS encoding oxidoreductase encodes MKDDPLARLVSLEGVASGFAAARDGIDVMLRDRGLRRTSPETTAESLLRGAHASAVLEGSSSSLGEVRASGGDAIAQDAVRLSTELLSLVPVVKQAPLQAFARIHALAAGASLEAEELGRPRSSVAAERLRRLSDLLLAPTSAPALVVAAFAHADLATSAPFASHNGLVARAAERLILVARGVDEKSLVVPEAGHLALRAAYESNLRGFREGGQAGAHSWLLYAAEAYAAGAEASPLRLDAAE; translated from the coding sequence GTGAAGGACGATCCGCTTGCCCGGTTGGTGTCGCTCGAAGGTGTGGCCTCCGGCTTCGCCGCAGCCCGTGACGGCATCGACGTGATGCTGCGTGACCGGGGACTGCGACGTACGTCCCCGGAGACCACCGCCGAGTCGCTGCTGCGCGGTGCGCACGCGTCGGCCGTGCTGGAGGGGTCGTCCTCGTCCTTGGGCGAGGTCCGTGCCTCCGGCGGGGATGCGATCGCGCAGGACGCGGTGCGGCTCTCGACCGAGCTGCTCTCGCTGGTGCCGGTGGTGAAGCAGGCGCCGCTGCAGGCGTTCGCGCGAATCCACGCTCTCGCGGCGGGGGCGTCGTTGGAGGCCGAGGAGCTGGGGCGTCCGCGCTCGTCTGTGGCTGCCGAACGGTTGCGGCGTCTGTCCGACCTGCTGCTCGCACCGACGTCCGCGCCGGCGTTGGTCGTGGCGGCGTTCGCGCACGCCGATCTGGCGACGTCGGCGCCGTTCGCGTCCCACAACGGGCTGGTTGCGCGTGCCGCAGAGCGGCTCATCCTGGTCGCGCGCGGCGTGGACGAGAAGTCGCTCGTCGTGCCGGAGGCCGGCCATCTGGCGCTGCGGGCCGCCTACGAGTCCAACCTGCGCGGCTTCCGCGAGGGCGGCCAGGCCGGGGCGCACTCGTGGCTGCTCTATGCAGCCGAGGCGTACGCCGCCGGGGCCGAAGCCTCGCCGCTGCGCCTGGACGCGGCCGAGTAG
- a CDS encoding glycosyltransferase, translating to MSNVAYLEDGPSVLSLYEGFFAGGARILHTAVVRALDATTPQRHSVLSLSDRVQREFTAQRISSDNSYRRLTSAGVPVRALRRTPTGPITASQLKRVAQSVAKADVVLSLKEQPLTVLGRVGTSGTPLITCLHRSDPEHQGAGVQELIDLDRAGLLTAAVCCAESTQRAYHEATGIPLERLPVFPNGVDLHKFRTDADLRASKRAELGVTGEQPVVMIAARFDEMKNIPLFVRAARRFVHEHPDAHLVMCGAGMTADNPAFAALVAEELGAWPALGTNLHALGIQSQMAPLYNAADLITLTSAFGEAAPLCLLEGMACGAVPVTTPVGDAPAMVGDQRLVASFDPAEMAETWKVAFAQREEHFERIFRNRQRLSEQRLFDAYARLIKESAGSALIPVAV from the coding sequence ATGTCTAACGTGGCATACCTCGAGGACGGCCCCTCCGTCCTCTCCCTGTACGAAGGTTTCTTCGCCGGCGGCGCCCGGATCCTGCATACCGCCGTCGTCCGCGCGCTCGATGCCACCACGCCGCAACGGCACAGCGTGCTGAGCCTCAGCGACCGCGTCCAGCGCGAGTTCACCGCCCAGCGGATCTCCTCGGACAACTCCTACCGACGCCTGACCTCGGCCGGGGTTCCGGTCCGGGCGTTGAGGCGTACGCCGACCGGTCCGATCACCGCCAGCCAGCTCAAGCGGGTGGCGCAGTCGGTGGCGAAGGCGGACGTCGTGCTCTCCCTCAAGGAGCAGCCGCTCACGGTGCTGGGGAGGGTCGGCACGTCGGGCACTCCGCTGATCACCTGCCTTCACCGCTCCGACCCGGAGCACCAGGGGGCCGGCGTACAGGAGCTCATCGACCTCGACCGGGCCGGGCTGCTGACCGCGGCGGTGTGCTGCGCGGAGTCGACGCAGCGGGCCTACCACGAGGCCACCGGTATCCCGCTGGAGCGGCTGCCGGTCTTCCCGAACGGCGTGGACCTCCACAAGTTCCGCACCGACGCCGACCTGCGCGCGAGCAAGCGCGCCGAGCTCGGCGTGACCGGCGAGCAGCCGGTCGTGATGATCGCGGCCCGCTTCGACGAGATGAAGAACATCCCGCTCTTCGTCCGCGCCGCGCGCCGGTTCGTCCACGAGCACCCCGACGCCCACCTCGTCATGTGCGGCGCCGGGATGACCGCGGACAACCCGGCCTTCGCAGCACTCGTGGCCGAGGAGCTGGGCGCGTGGCCGGCCCTGGGGACCAACCTGCACGCCCTCGGGATCCAGAGCCAGATGGCGCCGCTCTACAACGCCGCCGACCTGATCACGCTCACCTCGGCGTTCGGCGAGGCCGCCCCGCTGTGCCTGCTCGAGGGGATGGCCTGCGGCGCGGTCCCGGTGACCACGCCGGTCGGGGACGCGCCGGCGATGGTCGGCGACCAGCGCCTGGTCGCGTCCTTCGACCCGGCCGAGATGGCCGAGACCTGGAAGGTCGCCTTCGCCCAGCGCGAGGAGCACTTCGAGCGCATCTTCCGCAACCGGCAGCGTCTGTCCGAGCAGCGGCTCTTCGACGCGTACGCCCGGCTCATCAAGGAGTCGGCAGGCTCGGCCCTGATTCCGGTTGCGGTCTGA
- a CDS encoding class I SAM-dependent methyltransferase, which translates to MTDPANPDPARSFGSVADSYDRGRPSYPVDAVKWLVGEEPCSILELGAGTGKLTEVLVGLGHDVFATDPDDAMLDILSEKLPDVRATSGTAEQIPTGDGLYDVVVVGQAFHWFDHARALAEVGRVLRTDGRLAVIQNERDERIPWVRKLGRLIGKQDSDFDPTKILDDSGLFSAVESQTFRHWQVVDRHSIQDLVLSRSNVAVLKREAQDHKRREVLAFYDDYGRGMDGMQLPYHCRAWRTQVLPRAQVVGADRADEVDETDRPTVPLAKRTDTAVRLPRVVTDPENGDDDLLIDFR; encoded by the coding sequence ATGACGGACCCAGCGAACCCCGACCCGGCACGCTCCTTCGGAAGCGTGGCGGACAGCTATGACCGCGGGCGCCCGTCCTACCCGGTCGACGCGGTGAAGTGGCTGGTCGGCGAGGAGCCGTGCTCGATCCTCGAGCTGGGCGCCGGCACCGGCAAGCTCACCGAGGTGCTCGTCGGCCTGGGCCACGACGTCTTCGCGACCGACCCGGACGACGCGATGCTCGACATCCTCTCCGAGAAGCTCCCGGACGTACGCGCCACCAGCGGCACCGCCGAGCAGATCCCGACCGGCGACGGTCTCTACGACGTGGTCGTCGTCGGGCAGGCGTTCCACTGGTTCGACCACGCCAGGGCGCTGGCGGAGGTCGGGCGGGTGCTGCGTACGGACGGACGACTCGCCGTGATCCAGAACGAGCGTGACGAGCGGATCCCCTGGGTGCGCAAGCTGGGCCGACTGATCGGCAAGCAGGACAGCGACTTCGACCCGACGAAGATCCTCGACGACTCGGGGCTCTTCTCCGCCGTAGAGTCCCAGACGTTCCGGCACTGGCAGGTCGTCGACCGCCACTCGATCCAGGACCTGGTCCTGTCGCGTTCCAACGTCGCGGTCCTCAAGCGCGAGGCCCAGGACCACAAGCGCCGCGAGGTGCTGGCCTTCTACGACGACTACGGCCGCGGCATGGACGGCATGCAGCTGCCCTACCACTGCCGAGCCTGGCGCACCCAGGTGCTCCCGCGCGCTCAGGTGGTCGGCGCGGACAGGGCCGACGAGGTGGACGAGACCGACCGGCCGACCGTGCCGCTGGCCAAGCGCACCGACACCGCCGTACGCCTCCCCCGGGTCGTCACCGACCCCGAGAACGGCGACGACGACCTGCTCATCGACTTCCGGTGA